One window from the genome of Aestuariirhabdus haliotis encodes:
- a CDS encoding acyl-CoA dehydrogenase has product MSRPAFNWTDPLEMDALLSEEERMVRDSAHDYAQDKLMSRVQQANREEHFHREIMNELGELGLLGSTLPEDYGCAGVSYVCYGLVAREVERVDSGYRSAMSVQSSLVMHPIHAYGSEEQRRKYLPKLASGEWVGCFGLTEPDVGSDPGGMKTRAEKVADGYLLKGAKMWITNSPIADVMVVWAKLDGEIRGFILERGMEGLSTPKIEGKFSLRASITGEIVMEDVLVPEDNLLPNVRGLKGPFGCLNKARYGISWGALGAAEFCWHAARQYTLERIQFNRPLAANQLIQKKLADMQTEISLGLLGCLQAGRLMDAGSLAPETISLLKRNSCGKALDIARVARDMHGGNGISDEYHVIRHVMNLEAVNTYEGTHDIHALILGRAQTGIQAFG; this is encoded by the coding sequence ATGAGCCGCCCCGCCTTTAATTGGACTGACCCGCTGGAAATGGACGCCCTTTTGAGCGAAGAGGAACGCATGGTGCGTGACAGCGCTCATGACTATGCCCAGGACAAACTGATGTCTCGGGTCCAGCAAGCCAATCGTGAGGAGCATTTTCACCGCGAGATCATGAACGAGCTGGGTGAGCTGGGCCTGCTGGGTTCGACCCTGCCCGAAGACTATGGTTGTGCCGGCGTCAGCTATGTCTGTTATGGGCTGGTGGCGCGTGAAGTTGAGCGGGTCGACAGTGGTTATCGCTCCGCTATGAGCGTGCAATCATCTCTGGTTATGCACCCGATTCACGCTTACGGCAGTGAAGAGCAGCGCCGTAAATATCTGCCCAAACTGGCCAGCGGGGAATGGGTTGGTTGTTTCGGCTTGACCGAGCCCGATGTCGGTAGCGATCCGGGCGGCATGAAAACCCGGGCGGAAAAGGTCGCCGATGGCTATCTGCTCAAAGGCGCCAAGATGTGGATCACCAACTCGCCGATCGCCGATGTCATGGTGGTCTGGGCCAAACTCGATGGCGAAATACGAGGCTTTATTCTCGAGCGGGGTATGGAAGGCCTGAGCACCCCCAAGATTGAAGGCAAGTTTTCCCTGCGAGCGTCGATTACCGGCGAGATTGTGATGGAAGATGTGCTGGTGCCGGAAGATAATTTACTGCCCAATGTGCGCGGTTTAAAGGGGCCTTTTGGCTGCCTTAACAAGGCCCGCTACGGTATCTCCTGGGGCGCGCTGGGAGCGGCCGAGTTTTGCTGGCACGCGGCGCGCCAGTACACCCTGGAGCGCATTCAGTTTAATCGTCCACTGGCCGCTAACCAGCTGATCCAGAAGAAACTGGCCGATATGCAAACCGAAATCAGCCTGGGATTGCTGGGCTGTTTGCAGGCTGGACGCCTGATGGATGCAGGCTCATTGGCACCCGAAACCATCTCATTGCTCAAACGTAACTCCTGCGGCAAGGCCCTCGATATTGCCCGGGTCGCCCGGGATATGCATGGTGGTAATGGTATCTCCGATGAATACCATGTGATCCGTCATGTCATGAATCTTGAGGCGGTTAACACCTACGAAGGTACCCATGACATTCATGCCCTGATACTCGGCCGAGCTCAGACCGGCATCCAGGCCTTCGGTTAA
- a CDS encoding LysR family transcriptional regulator, producing the protein MDLRALRYFVAVYECGSISAAARRCYIAQPSISAAIAQLESSLNGPLFSRHAKGVQATDAGERLYPLANRLLGDAHAIEGLFNQSRERFPYRLGLIRSLGAERVSQLLKDLNNSVQGLELTLVQPEQPCDARIITSAYLQSNEHFQPLWRDRYFLALPAGHPLTLKTELHLGDLADIDFIYRAPCEAVSALDESLSSQGIRLQVRARIQTVEYALALVGAGVGAALIPEIPQLLHRDDLMLREIADIDLGRTIGLGWNKQAGANDATNAIIRICQQQWRTSRPR; encoded by the coding sequence ATGGATTTACGAGCTCTTCGTTATTTTGTGGCAGTGTATGAATGCGGCAGCATCAGTGCGGCAGCGCGGCGCTGTTATATTGCCCAGCCGTCGATATCTGCGGCCATCGCCCAGCTCGAGTCGAGCCTCAATGGTCCGCTGTTTTCACGCCACGCCAAGGGCGTCCAGGCGACGGACGCGGGTGAGCGCCTGTACCCGCTGGCCAACCGTTTGCTGGGCGATGCCCATGCCATCGAAGGGCTGTTTAACCAGTCCCGTGAGCGTTTCCCTTACCGGCTGGGGCTGATTCGATCGCTGGGCGCCGAGCGGGTCAGCCAGCTATTAAAGGATTTGAACAACAGCGTGCAGGGACTGGAGCTGACTCTGGTACAGCCTGAGCAACCCTGCGATGCCCGTATCATCACCAGTGCGTACCTGCAAAGTAATGAGCATTTCCAGCCGCTATGGCGAGATCGTTACTTTCTGGCCCTACCCGCCGGCCACCCGTTAACCCTTAAAACCGAGTTGCACCTTGGCGATCTTGCCGATATCGATTTTATTTATCGAGCACCTTGTGAAGCGGTTAGCGCCCTGGATGAAAGCCTGTCCAGCCAGGGCATACGCTTGCAGGTGCGGGCTCGTATTCAAACCGTAGAATACGCCCTGGCCCTGGTAGGCGCCGGGGTCGGCGCCGCGCTGATTCCGGAGATTCCACAGCTGCTGCACCGGGATGATTTGATGCTGCGCGAGATCGCCGATATTGATCTTGGTCGTACCATCGGCCTGGGCTGGAACAAGCAAGCCGGTGCGAACGACGCGACCAACGCCATCATCCGTATTTGCCAACAACAATGGCGCACATCCCGGCCCAGATAA
- a CDS encoding DUF1538 domain-containing protein translates to MLGSLRDLAPIIAVILFFQFGVLQQPLPHVLDLVLGLVFVVLGLTFFIFGLEMGLFPIGETLAHAFARKGSVAWLLLFAFALGFGTTIAEPALIAVASEAATIAADAGVIAATDNSMSGYADGLRLTVALSVGLAIVIGVLRILMGWPIHWLIIGGYIMVVIMTFFAPREIIGIAYDSGGVTTSTITVPLVTALGVGLASSIKGRNPMIDGFGLIAFASLTPMIFVMGYGMVISQ, encoded by the coding sequence ATGCTCGGGAGTCTGCGAGATCTTGCCCCGATCATCGCGGTTATTCTGTTTTTCCAATTTGGTGTCTTGCAACAGCCTCTACCCCATGTACTGGATCTGGTATTAGGCCTGGTATTTGTGGTGTTGGGGCTGACCTTCTTTATCTTTGGCCTGGAGATGGGGTTATTTCCCATTGGTGAAACCCTGGCCCACGCCTTCGCCCGCAAGGGTAGCGTTGCCTGGTTGCTGTTATTCGCTTTCGCGCTGGGCTTCGGCACCACCATTGCCGAACCGGCCCTGATTGCGGTCGCCAGCGAGGCCGCGACTATTGCTGCCGACGCGGGAGTGATCGCCGCCACCGACAATTCCATGAGCGGCTACGCTGACGGACTACGCTTGACCGTCGCCTTATCGGTGGGCCTGGCCATAGTGATTGGTGTACTGAGAATCCTGATGGGCTGGCCCATCCACTGGCTGATCATCGGGGGCTATATCATGGTGGTCATTATGACCTTCTTCGCTCCTCGTGAGATCATAGGTATTGCCTACGATTCCGGCGGCGTGACCACCTCGACCATTACGGTTCCTCTGGTGACGGCTCTTGGTGTTGGCCTGGCCTCATCCATCAAGGGTCGTAATCCGATGATTGATGGCTTTGGCCTGATTGCCTTTGCCTCATTGACCCCGATGATATTTGTAATGGGCTACGGCATGGTGATCAGCCAATGA